GGCTCGGCGTTCTTCACCAGAATTTCGCGGACCACGCCGCCGGTCTCAGCCTCGATCTCGTTCATCAGCTTCATGGCCTCGATGATGCACAGCACCTGTCCGGCAGCCACCGTATCGCCCACCTTGACGTAGGCGGCGGCGTCGGGGCTGCTGCTGGCGTAAAAAGTGCCCACGATGGGGGCTTTGAGCGGAGTGCCGGACGCCTTGACGGGAGCTGCCGGGACAGAAGCGGGCGGCGTGGACGCTTCGCTCGCCGGGGCTGCCGATGTGGGTGCAGCCTGAACCGACTCGCCGCTGGCTGCCGGGCTGCTGACCGTGTGACTGGTCACGGGATTGGCTGCCGGAGCCGCGCTGCCAGAACTGGCACTCGGCAGGGCCGCGCCGCCCTGCATGGCCTGCGGGCCTCGGCGCAGACTGAGATCAAATTCCCCGGTCTTGAGGGCGAACTCGCGCACGTCGGCGGCGCTCAGGGCGTCCAGTATTTTTTTCAGGTCTTCGGGATTCATGGTTATGTGCCTCCAGAAAAAGGGAGCGCCCAGAGCAGCGCCGCTTGGCGACGTGGGGGCGGGTGGGGTTCAGACCGGATTGTAAGGTGTGGCGGCCCGCAAGTGTCGCAGCGGCGAGAAGACCGTGTGCGGCATAGACGACCCGGTCGCACCCAAAGAAGGCGGCCAGGCGTGCGAAAATCGCCGCCTGACCGCACCGGAATTGAAAAAGGCTTTAAGCGCGGCTGAGGTATTCCCCGGTGCGGGTGTCGACCTTGACCGAGGTGCCGTTCTCGACGAACAGCGGCACCTGCACGGTTGCGCCGCTCTCCAGCTTGGCGGGCTTGGTGCCGCCCGACACCGTGTCGCCGCGCACGCCGGGGTCAGTCTCGACGATCTGCAAGATGACCTGGTTGGGCAGGGTGATCTTGAGGGGCTTGTCACCGTACATGGTGACTTCCATCTCCATGTTCTCTTTCATGAACTTGGCGGCGTCACCGGCCAGCACCGGCGACAGGTGAATCTGCTCAAAGGTCTGCATGTCCATGAACATGTAGTCCTGGCCGTCTTTGTAGAGGTACTGCATGGGCTTGCCTTCCACGTAGATGTCCTGCAACTTTTCGGTGCTGTTGAAGGTGCGGTCCACGATGCTGCCGGTTTCCATATTGCGAAACTTGGTGACGACTTTCGCGCCGCCGCGCCCCATCTTGAGGTGCGAGTAATCGAGGCACTCCCACAAGCCGCCGTCCATCTCCACTTTGGTGCCGTTTCTGAGGTCTGTTACGCTGATCATCTGTTGGGGACTCCTTAAGCCGGGGCGCGCAGCACTGCCAAGCGCCGCTTCGGCAACAGCCGCCAGTCTACTCCACTCGGGCGGCGGCGGGCAAGAAAATGCCAGCAAGGGGTCTGGTCCGCCTTCAAGCGGCTCCTCCCGTATACTGCCTGCACCGTGAACGGAACCATTCAAATCAGCGAGGCGGCCCTCGCCTCTTTAATCGGCCTGACCGCCCATGAAATTCCCGGCGTGGTGGGCATGGCCCCAGCCAATCTCAAGGAGGGCCTCCAGCGCGTGCTGGGGCGCGCCCAGGCCCGCGACGGCGTGGTGATCGTCAAGGAAGGTGCCCAGACCAGCGCCGATCTCTACGTGGTGATGGCCTACGGGGTCAATATCCCGGCGGTGGCCCAGAACATCGCCGAGCGGGTCGAGCACACCGTGAAAACCCAGGCGGGCTTCGAGCTGAGCGCCACCCGCGTGCACGCCGTGGGGGTGCGCCGTGTCTGAGAGCGCCAATTCCAATTCGGTCAAGAGTGCCCTTTCGCCCGCCGACCTGGCCGCCATGCTGCGCCGGGCCACCGACTGGCTGGGCGTCTACCGCGAACAGGTCAACGCCCTGAATGTCTACCCGGTGCCCGACGGCGACACCGGCACCAACATGCACCTCACCATGCAGTCGGTGCGCCGCGAACTCGACACCTGCGACACCACCAGCATGCCCAGCGTGGCCCGAGCCATCAGCTACGGCGCGCTGCTGGGCGCGCGCGGCAACAGCGGCGTGATTCTCTCGCAACTCCTCAAGGGCTTTGCCGAGACCATCAAGGACACCGCCAAAGTGGACGCCAGGACATTGATCGCCGCCCTTCAAGCCGCCCAGAAAAGCGGCTACGGGGCCGTGATGAAGCCGGTGGAGGGCACCATCCTGACGGTGGCGCGCGGCGTGGCCGAGGGCGCGAAAGGCGAGACGCCCGATCAGGTGCTGGAGCAGGCCCTCCTCGCCGGACAGGGCATGCTCGACAGAACGCCCGACATGCTCCCAGCGCTCAAGCAGGCGGGCGTGGTCGACAGTGGCGGGCAAGGATACCTGTACCTGATCGAGGGGATGCTCGGCCAGCTCCGGGGCGACGAGTTGCCGCCCGCGCCTGAGGTCAGCAGCTACGCCCAGCAGCAGTTCGAGAACGAGGCGTTCGGCTACTGCACCGAGTTTCTGATGAGTGAGGCGACCCAGCCGATCGAGATGATCCGTGAACTGGTCTCGCCATTTGGCGACAGTCTGCTGGTGGTCGGCGCGGAGGGCTATGTCAAGGGCCACATCCACACCAACCAGCCCGACGAACTGCTGGCGGCGGTGGGCCGATACGGCAAGATGCTCAAGACCAAAGTGGAAGACATGGCCGAGCAGCACACTGAGATTCTGGGCATGGCGGGCGCGGCGGCCAGGGCCGAGGAGGAAGTGCCGCCCTCGGGCCTGGTGGCGGTGGCCAGCGGCTACGGACTGGTCAAGCTGTTCCGGTCGCTGGGGGCGCGCATCGTCTCCGGCGGGCAGACCGCCAACCCCAGCGTGCAGGACATCGTGGACGCGGTGCGCAGCGTGAGCGCCGAGAAAGTGATCGTGCTGCCCAACAACAAGAATGTGCTGATGGCCGCCCAGAAAGCTGCCGAGTTGCTGGAGGGCCGCGCCGTGATCATCCCGACGCGCACGCTGGGGCAGGGCATGGGCGCGGCGCTCAGCTTCCAAGCCGATCAGGACGCGAATGAGCTGGCCGTACAGATGGAGGAGGCGTCCAAAGCGGTGACCACCTTCGAGGTCACGCGGGCCAGCCGGGCCACCACCCTCACCACGGCGGCGGGCAAGGAGCTGCACATTGCCGACAACGACGTGATCGGCCTGCAAGACGACGAGCTGGTGCACTCGGGCGGCAGCCCCGAGGATGCCGTGCTGGAGATGCTGATCCAGGGCCACCAGGGCCAGGAGATCGTGACCGTGTTCGGTGGGCCGCAGAAAACCCAGGCCGATCTGGACACGCTGGCCGGGCGCATCCGCGAGGCCTTCCCCGACTCGGAAGTGGAGACCCACGCGGGCGGGCCAGATCTGTACGACTATCTGGTGACGCTGGAATAGCACTGGAGCAATGAACGAGACCGGGGCCGCAAGTATTGGCCCCGGTCTCGCTTTTTGTATTCTCAGCTCAGACTGTGCAGCGCCGCCCGCATGATTTCCAGCCCGGTCTGGGCGTCCTCGCGGGTCAGGATCAGCGGCGGGCTGACCCGAATGACGCTCTCGCCGCAGTCGAGATTGAGCAGGCCGCGCTCGAACATCGCCATGCTGGCCGCGTCACGCAACTTGCCGTCAGGACTGCCGTCGGGCTTGACAAACTCGATGCCGATAAACAGCCCCTCGCCGCGCACGTCGCCCAGGAAGGCAAACTCGGCCTGCATCTTCTTGAGCTCGGCCAGAATGTAGCTGCCCACCTCAGCGGCGTTGTGCATCAGCGAGTCGCCGCAGCCGGGGTGCTTGACCACACCTTCCAGCAGGTCGAGCGTGGCATGGGCCGCTGCCGCCGCCACCGGGTTGCCGCCGAAAGTCGAGCCGTGTGAGCCAGCCGCCCAGGTCATCACGCTTTCCTTGGCCAGCATGGCGCTCAATGGCAGGCCCGAGGCGATACCTTTAGCGAGCGTCACGATGTCGGGCTGGCAGTCTTCACCCTGGGCGGTAAACTGCTGAAAGCTGAACATTTTCCCGGTGCGGCCCGTACCCGCCTGCACCTCGTCATAGATCAGCAAAAAGCCGTACCGGTCGGCCATCTGGCGCAGCTTGGTGAGAAATCCGGCGGGCGGCACGATGTACCCGCCCTCGCCCTGCATCGGCTCGATGATGAAAGCGGCGACTTCGCTCGGCGGAATGACCGTCTTGAACAGGGTTTCCAGGTAAGCCAGCACCGCGTCGCCGCAAGCTTCCGGCGTGCTGCCCAGCGGCGGGCGGAAGGGATTGGGGTAGGGAATGTGCGTCACATTGGGCAGCAGCGGCCCGAATCCAGCCTTGTATTTGGTCTTGCTGCCGGTCAGGGTGATCGCGCCGTAAGTGCGCCCGTGAAAGCTGCCCAGCGTGCTGATGATGTGGCTGCGCCCGGTGTGGTTGCGGGCCAGTTTGATGGCCGCCTCGACGGCTTCCGCGCCGGAGTTGCCGAAGAAGACGCGCCACTTCTCGCCCGGCTTCTCGATGTGCTTAACCAGCCGCTCGGCCAGCCGGGTCGTGATCTCCTGTGGATAATCGGTCAGGCAGACGTGGGCGAACTTCTTCATCTGGGCGGTCACGGCGTCCACCACATGCGGGTGGGCGTAGCCGGTGGTACTCACCGCGATGCCCGCGAAGAAGTCGAGCATGGTGTTGCCGTCCGGATCGGTGAGCCACACACCCTCACCGTGATCGGGCACGAAGGGGTAAGGACGCATGTAAGAGGTGGAGAGTTCGGCGGCGTCGCGCTGCATGATCTCGGCAGTTTTGGGGCCGGGGAGGGCGGTGGCGAGGACGGGCTGGCGGGGCTTGGTCTGGGGCTGAAGAAGGGTGGTCATAGCAACTCCTAGAGATTGAAACAAAGGCGGGAAGTGAGTAACGGAGTGATGATGCCTCAGTCCCCGCTCTGCACCAGCACTGGCCCGCTGCTCTGGCCGTCCGGGACCGTGTCGCTGACTCCCACCCCATACGCCGCCCACTTGTCTTCCCGGCTATTCAGGCGGTGCTGGGTCTCGCCGGGGCGGTGATGCGTTTCGCTGAATCCGGCAGGCTCAATGCTGAGGCGCTCACCTTCCATCAAGCCGAAGATGCCGCTCTGGCCGGGTTCCGAGCGCTTCCACTCGGCAGGCACGGCCATGTCGGGGCCCGTGTAGTCGGTGGGTTCGGTGTAGGCAGCGATGTAGCCCTCAAAGTTGCGGAGAATCAGCTTGTCGCCGCCCTGCGAGAGCACGTAATTGGGCGCGACCGGAATCTTGCCGCCGCCGCCGGGCGCGTCCACCACGTAGGTCGGGATGCTGTAGCCCGACGTGTGGCCGCGCAGGCTCTCCATGATCTCAAGACCCTTGCTGACGGTGGTGCGCAGGTGGCCCGCTCCGTGCACGAGGTCGCACTGGTAGATGTAGTAGGGCCGCACCCGGATCTTGACCAGTTCGCGCAGCAGCTTCTGCATGATGACCGGGTGATCGTTGATGCCGCGCAAGAGCACGCTCTGGTTGCCCAGCGGAATCCCGGCGCGGGTCAGCTTGTCGCAGGCGTCGGCCACTTCCGGGGTGATCTCTTTGGGGTGGTTGACATGAATGTTCATCCACAGCGGGTGGTGGTCGGACAGCACCTGACACAGCTCATCAGTAACGCGCATTGGCATGAAGACCGGAACGCGGGTGCCGATGCGGATGATCTCGATATGCGGAATGGCGCGAAGTTCGCTCAGCAGACGGCCCAGCACCTTGGGCGCGAGGGTCAGCGGGTCACCGCCCGACAGCAGCACGTCACGGACCTGCGGGGTGTTGCGCAGGTAATTGAGCTGGGCCTCGAACTCGGCGGGGTTGAAGGTCTCGGTGGGGTCGCCCACGATGCGCGAGCGGGTGCAGTAGCGGCAGTAGCTGGCGCACTGGGTCGTCACCAGCATCAGCACCCGGTCGGGGTAGCGGTGAACCAGGCCCGGCACTGGGCTGTGCTTGTCCTCGGCCAGCGAGTCTTCCATCATGGACGTGAACGGCTCCAACTCGTGGTGCGTGGGAATCACCTGACGGCGCACCGGGCAGGTCGGGTCGGTGGGGTGCATCAGCGAGGCGAAATACGGCGTGATATCCAGCCGGAAGATGCCCTCGGCACTGGCACCGGCCCGCTCGGATTCGGTCAGCGTCAGCACCTCTTCCAGCTCCGAGACGGTGTTGATGCGGTTCTTGAGTTGCCATTTCCAATCGAACCACTGGGCGTCGGGTACATCTCGCCATTTGGCAGCGCGGTGGCCGCGTGGAAGCATCACTTGCGAATCGGTGGTGGCCTGGGGGTGGAGTCGGGCTGATTGCATACGGTTCACCTCTGCCGCCCTGCTCGAAAGCGGCACATCATGGGCGCTCAGAGCCGTCTGA
This portion of the Deinococcus rubellus genome encodes:
- the accB gene encoding acetyl-CoA carboxylase biotin carboxyl carrier protein, with product MNPEDLKKILDALSAADVREFALKTGEFDLSLRRGPQAMQGGAALPSASSGSAAPAANPVTSHTVSSPAASGESVQAAPTSAAPASEASTPPASVPAAPVKASGTPLKAPIVGTFYASSSPDAAAYVKVGDTVAAGQVLCIIEAMKLMNEIEAETGGVVREILVKNAEPVEYGQTLFLIE
- the efp gene encoding elongation factor P; the encoded protein is MISVTDLRNGTKVEMDGGLWECLDYSHLKMGRGGAKVVTKFRNMETGSIVDRTFNSTEKLQDIYVEGKPMQYLYKDGQDYMFMDMQTFEQIHLSPVLAGDAAKFMKENMEMEVTMYGDKPLKITLPNQVILQIVETDPGVRGDTVSGGTKPAKLESGATVQVPLFVENGTSVKVDTRTGEYLSRA
- a CDS encoding Asp23/Gls24 family envelope stress response protein, with amino-acid sequence MNGTIQISEAALASLIGLTAHEIPGVVGMAPANLKEGLQRVLGRAQARDGVVIVKEGAQTSADLYVVMAYGVNIPAVAQNIAERVEHTVKTQAGFELSATRVHAVGVRRV
- a CDS encoding DAK2 domain-containing protein, yielding MLRRATDWLGVYREQVNALNVYPVPDGDTGTNMHLTMQSVRRELDTCDTTSMPSVARAISYGALLGARGNSGVILSQLLKGFAETIKDTAKVDARTLIAALQAAQKSGYGAVMKPVEGTILTVARGVAEGAKGETPDQVLEQALLAGQGMLDRTPDMLPALKQAGVVDSGGQGYLYLIEGMLGQLRGDELPPAPEVSSYAQQQFENEAFGYCTEFLMSEATQPIEMIRELVSPFGDSLLVVGAEGYVKGHIHTNQPDELLAAVGRYGKMLKTKVEDMAEQHTEILGMAGAAARAEEEVPPSGLVAVASGYGLVKLFRSLGARIVSGGQTANPSVQDIVDAVRSVSAEKVIVLPNNKNVLMAAQKAAELLEGRAVIIPTRTLGQGMGAALSFQADQDANELAVQMEEASKAVTTFEVTRASRATTLTTAAGKELHIADNDVIGLQDDELVHSGGSPEDAVLEMLIQGHQGQEIVTVFGGPQKTQADLDTLAGRIREAFPDSEVETHAGGPDLYDYLVTLE
- a CDS encoding acetyl ornithine aminotransferase family protein, yielding MTTLLQPQTKPRQPVLATALPGPKTAEIMQRDAAELSTSYMRPYPFVPDHGEGVWLTDPDGNTMLDFFAGIAVSTTGYAHPHVVDAVTAQMKKFAHVCLTDYPQEITTRLAERLVKHIEKPGEKWRVFFGNSGAEAVEAAIKLARNHTGRSHIISTLGSFHGRTYGAITLTGSKTKYKAGFGPLLPNVTHIPYPNPFRPPLGSTPEACGDAVLAYLETLFKTVIPPSEVAAFIIEPMQGEGGYIVPPAGFLTKLRQMADRYGFLLIYDEVQAGTGRTGKMFSFQQFTAQGEDCQPDIVTLAKGIASGLPLSAMLAKESVMTWAAGSHGSTFGGNPVAAAAAHATLDLLEGVVKHPGCGDSLMHNAAEVGSYILAELKKMQAEFAFLGDVRGEGLFIGIEFVKPDGSPDGKLRDAASMAMFERGLLNLDCGESVIRVSPPLILTREDAQTGLEIMRAALHSLS
- a CDS encoding KamA family radical SAM protein; the encoded protein is MQSARLHPQATTDSQVMLPRGHRAAKWRDVPDAQWFDWKWQLKNRINTVSELEEVLTLTESERAGASAEGIFRLDITPYFASLMHPTDPTCPVRRQVIPTHHELEPFTSMMEDSLAEDKHSPVPGLVHRYPDRVLMLVTTQCASYCRYCTRSRIVGDPTETFNPAEFEAQLNYLRNTPQVRDVLLSGGDPLTLAPKVLGRLLSELRAIPHIEIIRIGTRVPVFMPMRVTDELCQVLSDHHPLWMNIHVNHPKEITPEVADACDKLTRAGIPLGNQSVLLRGINDHPVIMQKLLRELVKIRVRPYYIYQCDLVHGAGHLRTTVSKGLEIMESLRGHTSGYSIPTYVVDAPGGGGKIPVAPNYVLSQGGDKLILRNFEGYIAAYTEPTDYTGPDMAVPAEWKRSEPGQSGIFGLMEGERLSIEPAGFSETHHRPGETQHRLNSREDKWAAYGVGVSDTVPDGQSSGPVLVQSGD